In Flavobacterium sp. 83, the genomic window AAAAATCGATCTATGGAATTTTGTGGTAAATATGACCCTCTAAAATGGGCAATTTTTTTATATCCTTTTTTTATAAGATAGGTAACAGCATCATAAGCGGCTTTTCTATCATTAATAGTCACTTTAGAACAATTGACTAGTTTTGCAATTTTATCAAAAAGCACAAGTGGTGTGTTATGAGAAAGGATTGTATTTAAATGCTCAAATTCTCCAGTCTCATTTGATAAGGATATAAGGATTCCATCAACTCTTTTGTTTAATAAAAGCTCAATTTGTTTTTTCTCAAATTCTAATTTTTCATTTGATTGTAAAATAATAACCAAATAATCTCTCTTTTCTGCTTCTTCAAGAATTCCTTGAATTACATTTGAAAAGAAATCATGAACCAAGGTTGGGATTATCAAGCCAATTGTCTTCGACTCTTTTGTTCTTAAGTTTACTGCAAAACTGTTTGGAGTATAATTTAGTTTATTGGCTAGCTCTATAACTGCTTTTTTTGTCTTTTCGCTTACATCTGGATAGCCTTTCAAAGCCTTTGAAACAGTTGTTATCGAAATTCCTAATTGGGAGGCAATTTGTTTGAGAGTGGTATTATTCATATTTCATTACTCTAAATAGTAAAAGCCGAATAAAAAACTGCTTCGTGAAAACGAATTTACAATTAATTTATTGTAATTCAATTTCCCGAAACAGTTTAATTTGAAATTACTGATTTTATATATTTTATTATTATTTAAG contains:
- a CDS encoding LacI family DNA-binding transcriptional regulator, whose translation is MNNTTLKQIASQLGISITTVSKALKGYPDVSEKTKKAVIELANKLNYTPNSFAVNLRTKESKTIGLIIPTLVHDFFSNVIQGILEEAEKRDYLVIILQSNEKLEFEKKQIELLLNKRVDGILISLSNETGEFEHLNTILSHNTPLVLFDKIAKLVNCSKVTINDRKAAYDAVTYLIKKGYKKIAHFRGSYLPQNSIDRFLGYKKALEDNNIAYDSSLVYVCENNMDFENGYENAKKVVTEHPDIDAIFAVTDLVAIGIIKYFNEVRIAIPEKIAVLGFSNWFMSSVMSPKLTTVDQPGFEIGKKSASILFDEINLKKNNSPIIFQSIELETSIIERDST